In a genomic window of Cuculus canorus isolate bCucCan1 chromosome 4, bCucCan1.pri, whole genome shotgun sequence:
- the MRPL35 gene encoding 39S ribosomal protein L35, mitochondrial yields the protein MAAAARAALAGLLSRWAARGTPAGRALCSIAAARGPGPAAPAPLWKPRLVGAGGASLLGSVTSLFPSILQQQSRTVTYCSLRKGKRKTVKSVVERFLRLHNGLWVRRQAGYKKKLWKKSASQKKRLREMILCTRTQCKLLDKMTTSFWKRRNWYVDDPYQKYHDRTNLRV from the exons atggcggcggcggcgcgcgcGGCCCTGGCGG GCCTCCTGAGCCGCTGGGCAGCCCGGGGAACCCCCGCGGGCCGCGCTCTTTGCAGCATCGCCGCAGCGCGGGGCCCGGGACCGGCGGCGCCGGCTCCGCTGTGGAAACCGCGGCTCGTCGGGGCGGGCGGAGCCTCCCTCCTCGGCAG tgttaccTCTCTGTTTCCAAGTATACTACAGCAGCAGTCGAGGACTGTCACTTACTGTAGCCTAcggaaggggaagaggaaaaccGTGAAGTCTGTTGTCGAAAGGTTTCTCCGACTGCACAACGGCCTTTGGGTTAGGAGACAG GCTGGTTACAAGAAGAAGCTGTGGAAGAAGTCAGCCTCCCAGAAGAAACGCTTGAGGGAGATGATCTTGTGCACGAGAACACAATGTAAACTGCTTGATAAAATGACCACTTctttctggaagagaaggaattggTATGTTGATGATCCCTACCAGAAGTATCACGATCGCACGAATCTTCGTGTGTAG